The following are encoded in a window of Fibrobacter sp. UWEL genomic DNA:
- the recO gene encoding DNA repair protein RecO: protein MIKTRAIVLHRFSYSDSSLIVKALTEESGIVSFILKGAKRKDSPFKGALDPLALSEVVFRESPQKANSADGGLIFVKEASLLNWREDLRNDLMSQAVAQVMAEIVLKYAPQGVPLQDEFVLLNSALDELNQKTPRQDIFARWLLDTSDLWGYHLDLTSCSRCEKPLQQAAADFHPETGGLICKDCLGIDTPRAKSQTLQGLWALRAPSPQVFATSHPDENQNITGEQRPFVENALLAYLRNHIGFLKELHSIQWLQEIRKLCSPQMT, encoded by the coding sequence ATGATCAAGACTCGCGCCATCGTTCTTCATCGGTTTTCTTATAGCGATTCAAGCTTAATCGTTAAGGCCCTCACCGAAGAGAGCGGTATCGTGAGTTTTATCCTGAAAGGGGCCAAGCGCAAGGATTCCCCCTTCAAGGGAGCCCTGGACCCTCTGGCCCTTTCGGAAGTGGTTTTCCGCGAAAGCCCGCAAAAGGCAAATTCTGCCGACGGTGGGCTTATTTTCGTGAAGGAAGCGTCCCTCCTGAACTGGCGTGAGGATTTACGTAACGATCTCATGAGTCAGGCGGTCGCCCAAGTCATGGCGGAAATCGTCCTGAAATACGCACCCCAAGGCGTTCCCCTCCAGGATGAATTCGTCCTGCTCAACTCCGCGCTGGATGAACTGAACCAGAAAACGCCCCGCCAGGACATTTTCGCCCGGTGGCTTCTGGATACAAGCGACCTGTGGGGCTACCATCTGGACCTTACGTCCTGCAGCAGGTGCGAAAAGCCCCTCCAGCAGGCTGCCGCAGACTTCCATCCGGAAACAGGCGGTCTCATCTGTAAGGATTGCCTCGGGATCGACACGCCCCGAGCAAAGTCCCAAACCCTCCAGGGCCTATGGGCGTTACGCGCCCCCTCTCCCCAGGTTTTCGCGACGAGCCATCCCGACGAAAATCAAAACATCACAGGCGAACAGCGCCCCTTTGTGGAAAACGCCCTCCTCGCCTACCTTCGAAACCATATCGGCTTCCTCAAGGAACTTCATTCTATTCAATGGTTACAGGAGATTAGAAAACTATGCTCACCGCAAATGACATAA
- the panB gene encoding 3-methyl-2-oxobutanoate hydroxymethyltransferase, whose amino-acid sequence MITAYDFAFAQMAEAAGIDQILVGDSLANTMLGYKSTREVGMTEMLIFVSAVCRGAPNTHVVADMPYLSDENPQLAYDNARRFMDAGASSVKLEGIKEGVFEKLIANNIPVCGHFGLLPQTAENFKQKGRTEEEAKLVMDSAKYADEVGCFEFVLEHIPEELGTHITNQVKAVTIGIGGGKFTDGQVLVMHDALGLHNRKIPPFATKFADIYSAGVEGMKKYIASVNEKI is encoded by the coding sequence ATGATTACCGCTTACGATTTCGCCTTCGCCCAAATGGCAGAAGCAGCCGGCATCGACCAGATTCTGGTAGGTGACAGTCTTGCCAATACCATGCTAGGCTACAAGAGCACCCGCGAAGTGGGAATGACAGAAATGCTGATCTTTGTTTCTGCCGTATGTCGCGGCGCCCCCAACACCCATGTGGTCGCAGACATGCCCTACCTCAGTGACGAAAATCCCCAGCTGGCCTATGACAACGCCCGCCGTTTCATGGACGCAGGCGCCTCCTCCGTCAAGCTGGAAGGCATCAAGGAAGGTGTATTCGAAAAGCTCATCGCCAACAACATCCCCGTTTGCGGCCACTTCGGACTCCTCCCCCAGACTGCGGAAAACTTCAAGCAGAAAGGCCGCACCGAAGAGGAGGCCAAGCTGGTCATGGATTCTGCGAAGTACGCCGATGAAGTAGGCTGTTTCGAATTCGTCCTGGAGCACATCCCCGAAGAACTGGGAACCCACATTACCAACCAGGTAAAGGCAGTAACCATCGGCATTGGCGGCGGAAAGTTCACCGACGGCCAGGTGCTGGTGATGCACGACGCCCTGGGACTTCACAACCGTAAGATTCCTCCCTTCGCCACGAAGTTTGCAGATATCTACAGCGCCGGCGTGGAAGGAATGAAGAAGTACATCGCAAGCGTCAACGAAAAAATCTAG
- a CDS encoding phosphatase, translated as MNNKLIATVDIGSHSCIMLIAAFEDAPAAPQVAEPTDGSTSSPTEETQAPEQSQGAEETEVSKVPRKILVPKLQKVEVCRLGEDIYETGSISEKRIEELTRIMTKFRMDLHALGADLKAAAATEAMRKAENSEQVLDAVEKALWVRPQIISGEQEGKLTFRSVREWHGKDIVTLDIGGGSTELSNGETTFSIPVGALKMFKEMGPIPGPEYKKFVKEAFKDVSFKGMTKKQVHLIGGTGTALAMVYLNKQVFDYKAIEGLELTIRDLDAVTTRITNLSKELRAMLPGLENGRHDVIICGLFWLKSLLEKLRVESFKISTAGLRFGLLYPPEAEPEEKPKAKRTPPWLKKND; from the coding sequence ATGAACAATAAGCTCATCGCCACGGTCGATATCGGAAGCCATAGCTGCATCATGCTGATTGCAGCTTTCGAAGACGCACCCGCCGCCCCCCAGGTCGCTGAGCCAACCGATGGTTCGACAAGCTCTCCAACCGAAGAAACTCAAGCCCCCGAACAAAGCCAAGGGGCCGAAGAGACCGAAGTGTCCAAAGTGCCCCGCAAGATTTTGGTCCCCAAACTGCAGAAGGTTGAAGTCTGCCGTCTGGGCGAAGACATTTACGAGACCGGCTCCATCAGCGAAAAGCGCATCGAGGAACTGACCCGCATCATGACCAAGTTCCGTATGGACCTTCACGCTCTGGGCGCCGACCTGAAGGCCGCTGCCGCAACGGAAGCCATGCGCAAGGCCGAGAATTCCGAACAGGTTCTGGACGCTGTAGAAAAAGCCCTATGGGTACGTCCCCAGATTATCTCTGGCGAACAGGAAGGCAAGCTGACCTTCCGTTCCGTCCGCGAATGGCACGGCAAGGACATTGTCACCCTGGACATTGGCGGTGGCTCTACGGAACTTTCCAACGGGGAAACTACCTTCTCCATTCCCGTGGGCGCTCTCAAGATGTTCAAGGAAATGGGCCCCATTCCTGGCCCCGAATACAAGAAGTTTGTGAAGGAAGCCTTCAAGGACGTATCCTTCAAGGGTATGACCAAGAAACAGGTCCACCTGATAGGCGGTACAGGAACCGCCCTAGCCATGGTCTACCTCAACAAGCAGGTCTTTGACTACAAGGCTATCGAAGGTCTGGAACTGACCATCCGCGATCTGGATGCCGTCACCACCCGCATTACCAACCTTTCCAAGGAACTGCGTGCCATGCTGCCCGGCCTGGAAAACGGCCGTCACGACGTGATTATCTGCGGTCTGTTCTGGCTCAAGTCCCTTCTGGAAAAACTCCGCGTAGAAAGTTTCAAAATAAGTACTGCCGGTTTACGTTTCGGTTTGCTATATCCGCCGGAAGCTGAACCCGAAGAAAAGCCCAAGGCCAAGCGCACCCCACCCTGGCTCAAGAAAAATGATTAG
- a CDS encoding pseudouridine synthase: protein MRINKFISLCGIASRRAAEALIEDGKVMVNGEVIRDLGHQVDEDKDQVVVDGKKARLPKKTTTIMFHKPAGCVCTKDDPQGRQTVYDFLPPGYHSLKYVGRLDLQSRGLLLFTDDGELLHRLTHPSFEIPRSYYVWTDRPLSEHACQRLVDGVDIRDEDSDQEEIAFATDIYLENGFAELVLIEGKNREIRRMMRAVGYEIRDLKRVSYCRMTLGDLPAGEFRELTADEMNKLRQAVHI, encoded by the coding sequence ATGAGAATCAATAAATTCATCTCCCTCTGTGGAATCGCAAGCCGTCGTGCAGCAGAAGCACTCATCGAAGACGGCAAGGTCATGGTCAACGGCGAAGTCATTCGAGACTTGGGCCATCAGGTGGACGAAGACAAGGACCAGGTGGTTGTAGATGGCAAGAAAGCCCGCCTTCCCAAGAAGACCACCACCATCATGTTCCACAAGCCTGCTGGCTGCGTCTGCACCAAGGACGACCCTCAGGGCCGTCAGACCGTCTATGACTTTTTGCCTCCCGGATACCATAGCTTGAAATATGTGGGCCGTCTGGACTTGCAGAGCCGCGGTCTGTTGCTGTTCACTGACGACGGGGAACTACTCCACCGCCTCACCCACCCCAGCTTTGAAATTCCTCGTAGCTATTACGTCTGGACAGACCGCCCCTTGAGCGAACACGCCTGCCAGCGCCTGGTAGACGGCGTAGACATCCGCGATGAAGATTCCGACCAGGAAGAAATCGCATTCGCTACCGACATCTATCTGGAAAACGGCTTTGCAGAACTAGTCCTGATCGAAGGAAAGAACCGCGAAATCCGCCGTATGATGCGAGCCGTCGGTTATGAAATTCGCGACCTGAAGCGAGTCAGCTATTGCCGCATGACCTTGGGCGATTTGCCCGCAGGTGAATTCCGCGAACTGACCGCCGACGAAATGAACAAGCTCCGTCAGGCCGTCCACATCTAA
- a CDS encoding metallophosphoesterase — MKRTLYIGDVHGCADELERIVEAFGFVRGTDTLYQTGDIINKGPDMLRALKFIQDNGILTVRGNHEEHLIRMMNTDASEWTEKQRARFSRLPLEDWNYILNEVKTWPLWRDTPHALLVHAGLEPGKTRMEDMDPKVILSIRYWDDKPWFEQVQWEKTVVFGHWAKMGFVDKRPGFIGLDSGCVYGKRLTAWCPEEDKFYTVPAAREYTPVKDKAKTAIDAPCMVPGDKLPEGERPKDFADIKARIASGDIALADDSPEAEKIRKASPSITAEWSGY, encoded by the coding sequence ATGAAGCGCACTCTCTACATCGGAGACGTTCACGGCTGCGCCGATGAACTGGAACGAATTGTTGAAGCCTTCGGTTTCGTCCGAGGTACAGACACTCTGTACCAGACGGGAGACATCATCAATAAAGGCCCCGACATGCTTCGCGCCCTAAAGTTCATTCAGGACAACGGCATCCTGACCGTCCGAGGCAATCATGAGGAACACTTGATCCGCATGATGAATACTGACGCCAGTGAGTGGACGGAAAAGCAGAGAGCCAGGTTCTCCCGCCTCCCCCTTGAGGATTGGAACTACATTCTTAACGAAGTCAAGACCTGGCCCCTCTGGCGAGATACGCCCCACGCCCTGCTGGTTCACGCAGGCCTTGAACCAGGCAAGACCCGCATGGAAGACATGGACCCCAAGGTCATTCTATCCATTCGCTACTGGGATGATAAGCCCTGGTTTGAACAGGTACAGTGGGAAAAGACCGTGGTATTTGGACATTGGGCTAAAATGGGTTTCGTAGATAAGCGCCCTGGCTTTATCGGGCTGGACTCCGGTTGCGTCTACGGCAAGAGGCTTACCGCCTGGTGCCCGGAAGAAGACAAGTTCTATACCGTTCCAGCCGCAAGAGAATACACCCCCGTCAAGGACAAGGCAAAGACCGCAATCGACGCCCCCTGTATGGTTCCCGGCGACAAGCTCCCCGAAGGAGAACGTCCTAAGGACTTCGCCGACATCAAGGCAAGAATCGCAAGCGGTGACATTGCCCTGGCAGACGACTCTCCCGAAGCAGAAAAGATTCGCAAGGCAAGCCCCAGCATTACCGCCGAGTGGAGCGGGTATTAG
- a CDS encoding ABC transporter ATP-binding protein, which produces MPNVKIDPNDIAIRLKGLKKSFGPQDVLCDVNLDIRRGETMVIIGKSGGGKSVILKHMIGLLQPDGGEVAVDGVTISTPKFFDTHTIRRKMGMLFQMGALFDSMNTGENIAFALREHHPELSEKQIQDVVTEKLQMINLVPEFRTKMPSELSGGMRKRVALARAIALNPEILLYDEPTTGLDPITSDVINDLILDMQSKLGVTSVVVTHDMVSAFKVADRIAMLYNGRIIEVGTVDEIKNTSNPYVHQFITGQRKISVDE; this is translated from the coding sequence ATGCCAAACGTAAAGATTGACCCAAACGATATTGCCATCCGTCTGAAGGGCCTGAAGAAATCCTTCGGTCCCCAGGATGTTCTTTGCGATGTGAACTTGGATATTCGCCGCGGTGAGACCATGGTGATTATCGGTAAGTCTGGTGGCGGTAAGTCCGTTATCCTGAAGCATATGATCGGTCTTCTTCAGCCCGATGGTGGCGAAGTGGCTGTGGACGGTGTGACCATCAGTACCCCGAAGTTCTTTGACACTCATACCATCCGTCGCAAGATGGGTATGTTGTTTCAGATGGGCGCTCTGTTTGACTCCATGAACACCGGCGAAAATATTGCATTCGCTCTCCGTGAACATCACCCGGAATTGTCCGAAAAGCAAATCCAGGATGTGGTGACGGAAAAGCTCCAGATGATCAACCTGGTGCCGGAGTTCCGTACCAAGATGCCGTCCGAACTGTCTGGTGGTATGCGTAAGCGTGTGGCTCTTGCTCGTGCCATCGCCTTAAATCCCGAAATTTTGCTGTACGATGAACCGACCACTGGTCTGGATCCCATTACCAGTGACGTGATTAACGACTTAATCCTGGATATGCAGAGCAAGCTGGGAGTGACGTCTGTGGTGGTGACTCACGACATGGTGAGCGCCTTTAAGGTTGCAGACCGTATTGCCATGCTCTATAATGGACGCATTATTGAGGTGGGTACGGTGGATGAAATCAAGAATACAAGTAATCCTTACGTGCATCAGTTTATTACAGGACAGCGTAAAATCTCAGTAGACGAGTAA
- a CDS encoding ABC transporter permease: MSALLRPISWIGEIIFTGISGVGEVICILLNTLKQLRYIHKNPNLIVKQMISVGVSSLPLLFVTSIFTGMVATVCAEFEFHNLVADKFVGTAACKMVLIELGPLLTAIVLSGRVGSAIAAELGSMKEKEELAAYTVLGLEPYRYLALPRFVAFVTMIPCLTIISNALAIIGGWIVCVLGLDITTYTYTTGMQYLFDPMDLWSGVLKSFVFGTLIFLLGYYHGVNAKPGAKGVGLATMSVVVSCCLMILISDFIVDAVLFF; the protein is encoded by the coding sequence ATGTCTGCTTTATTACGCCCTATTTCCTGGATTGGTGAAATTATCTTCACCGGTATTTCCGGTGTGGGCGAGGTCATCTGCATTTTGCTGAACACCTTGAAGCAGCTCCGCTATATCCATAAGAATCCCAACCTCATTGTGAAGCAGATGATTTCTGTGGGTGTATCCTCCTTGCCGCTTCTGTTTGTTACCTCCATCTTCACGGGCATGGTGGCAACGGTTTGCGCCGAGTTCGAATTCCACAACCTGGTTGCAGATAAATTTGTGGGAACCGCCGCCTGTAAGATGGTGCTCATCGAGCTTGGCCCCTTGCTTACGGCCATCGTGCTTTCGGGTCGAGTGGGCAGCGCCATTGCGGCTGAACTTGGCTCCATGAAGGAAAAGGAAGAACTGGCTGCTTACACCGTGCTGGGCCTGGAGCCTTATCGTTACTTGGCCTTGCCCCGTTTCGTTGCATTCGTGACCATGATTCCCTGCTTGACCATTATTTCAAACGCTCTTGCCATTATCGGTGGTTGGATCGTTTGCGTCCTTGGACTTGATATTACCACCTATACTTATACTACCGGTATGCAGTACCTTTTTGATCCGATGGATCTGTGGTCTGGTGTTTTGAAATCCTTCGTGTTCGGTACGTTGATTTTCCTGTTGGGATATTACCATGGGGTAAATGCAAAACCTGGTGCCAAGGGTGTGGGGCTTGCTACCATGAGCGTGGTGGTGTCCTGCTGTTTGATGATTTTGATTTCTGACTTTATCGTAGACGCTGTTCTATTCTTCTAG
- the dnaB gene encoding replicative DNA helicase yields MSDFDNQQNQFEGRQVPMDLDAERCLLGGILRDPEVMGEAIMIIKDETFFYLEAHQIIWTALCNLNKAVTPIDLVTLASELETMGKLSLVGGREYLFTLMETVASSANVTWHIELLRKKTTLRKLIKMSSGIIKSAMDPAAAPDEVLQDAEKVMFAIADDQVRDSLKPIDQFVSPLLARLNDRKDGITGIRTGITELDELTNGLQKSDLIILAARPGVGKTSFALTIAANAAINFNQNVAFFSLEMDGVQLAQRLLCSQAQIDQSKLRNGFLNAEEKRRLIAAVTPINQAPLYVDDNADLGIMELMSKARQLKRKGKLDLLIIDYLQLMKTGKEENRAVAIGAISRGLKILAKEMQIPVIALAQLSRKVEEKGRERPQLSDLRESGSIEQDADMVWFVERKFVQTHREEDKHSAELIVAKHRNGSVKDIPMTFIPEYTTFYDFTPEEGYGDGGEGGDYSFADDGPGGADFG; encoded by the coding sequence ATGTCAGATTTTGATAACCAGCAAAACCAGTTCGAAGGTCGTCAGGTCCCGATGGATCTGGACGCGGAACGCTGCCTCTTGGGCGGTATTCTCCGTGATCCCGAAGTGATGGGCGAAGCCATCATGATTATTAAGGATGAGACTTTCTTCTATCTGGAAGCCCATCAGATTATTTGGACCGCTCTCTGTAACTTGAATAAGGCGGTGACACCCATTGACCTGGTTACCTTGGCTTCCGAGTTGGAAACCATGGGCAAGCTGTCCCTGGTTGGCGGTCGTGAGTACTTGTTTACCTTGATGGAAACAGTGGCATCTTCCGCCAATGTCACCTGGCATATCGAGCTTCTGCGAAAGAAGACCACACTCCGTAAGCTGATCAAGATGTCCTCGGGCATCATCAAGAGTGCCATGGACCCGGCTGCTGCACCCGACGAAGTTCTTCAGGATGCAGAAAAGGTCATGTTTGCCATTGCGGACGATCAGGTCCGAGACTCCCTGAAGCCCATTGACCAGTTCGTGTCTCCGCTCCTTGCCCGTCTGAACGATCGAAAGGATGGCATTACGGGTATCCGCACCGGTATTACGGAACTGGATGAACTGACCAACGGTCTCCAGAAATCGGACTTGATTATTCTTGCTGCTCGTCCTGGTGTGGGTAAGACGTCTTTCGCCTTGACTATTGCTGCAAATGCAGCCATCAACTTTAATCAGAACGTGGCTTTCTTTAGCTTGGAAATGGACGGCGTGCAGCTGGCACAACGTCTTCTTTGCTCCCAGGCTCAGATCGACCAGAGTAAGCTCCGTAACGGCTTCCTTAACGCCGAAGAAAAGCGCCGACTGATTGCCGCGGTCACCCCTATCAACCAGGCCCCCTTGTACGTGGACGACAATGCGGACCTGGGTATTATGGAACTGATGAGTAAGGCTCGTCAGCTCAAACGTAAGGGAAAGCTGGACCTTTTGATTATTGACTACCTCCAGCTGATGAAGACCGGTAAGGAAGAAAATCGAGCTGTGGCTATCGGTGCCATTTCTCGTGGTCTTAAGATTCTTGCCAAGGAAATGCAGATCCCTGTGATCGCTCTGGCTCAGCTTTCTCGAAAGGTGGAAGAAAAGGGTCGTGAACGTCCCCAGCTTTCTGACCTTCGTGAATCCGGTTCTATCGAACAGGATGCTGACATGGTGTGGTTCGTGGAACGTAAGTTTGTCCAGACCCATAGGGAAGAAGACAAACATTCTGCAGAACTGATTGTGGCCAAGCACCGTAACGGTTCCGTGAAGGACATTCCCATGACCTTCATTCCGGAATACACCACGTTCTACGACTTTACTCCCGAGGAAGGATACGGTGACGGTGGCGAAGGTGGCGATTACAGCTTTGCCGATGATGGTCCCGGTGGCGCTGACTTTGGTTAA
- the coaBC gene encoding bifunctional phosphopantothenoylcysteine decarboxylase/phosphopantothenate--cysteine ligase CoaBC, whose protein sequence is MNLSGKHILLGVSGGIAAYKSCELLRLLQKRGAEVRVCMTEAATQFVAPLTFASLSKCPVYLKNGAAEARPFQHIDFPRWADIYLVVPATANVIGKFAFGIADDPVSLCFMSCNCERFIAPAMNVAMYNSPAVKRNLEMLRGFEKTHVMESPAGFLACGEVGQGRLLEPAQIVEYLEDTSYELRDTNDELRVTSGYQVGEIADDVIEKNGRKVLITAGRTEEAIDPVRYISNRSSGKTAVALSAVFLANGYDVEVVAGPMEAQFPGGVQVTKVRSACDMHDAVMERLADADVVIHCAAVADYRPANPANEKIKDSRSQLTIELVPNPNILRGCAAARREGRAKEGQTLIGFALETDHFEEHAREKFEKSGADALLLNAPVAADSGFGHDSVRFALVEHGKPIPPMEMGSKVSLAETILRFCSEKIDAQRESI, encoded by the coding sequence ATGAATCTTTCCGGAAAGCACATCCTTCTTGGCGTATCGGGCGGAATTGCCGCCTACAAGTCCTGCGAACTTTTGCGGTTGCTGCAAAAGAGGGGGGCTGAAGTTCGTGTTTGCATGACGGAAGCGGCCACCCAGTTTGTGGCGCCTCTGACTTTTGCTTCCCTTTCCAAGTGTCCGGTGTACCTGAAGAATGGTGCTGCAGAAGCTCGTCCTTTCCAGCATATTGATTTTCCCCGCTGGGCCGATATTTATCTGGTGGTTCCTGCGACTGCCAATGTGATAGGGAAGTTTGCCTTCGGTATTGCCGATGATCCTGTAAGCCTGTGTTTTATGAGCTGCAACTGTGAACGCTTCATTGCTCCGGCCATGAACGTTGCTATGTACAATTCCCCCGCGGTGAAGCGTAATCTTGAGATGCTTCGAGGCTTCGAAAAAACTCACGTCATGGAAAGCCCTGCTGGGTTCTTGGCCTGTGGCGAAGTGGGGCAGGGAAGGCTTTTGGAACCTGCGCAGATTGTGGAATATCTTGAAGATACGAGTTACGAGTTACGAGATACGAATGACGAGTTACGAGTTACGAGTGGCTATCAGGTTGGTGAAATCGCTGACGATGTAATTGAAAAGAACGGTCGCAAAGTTCTGATTACTGCGGGGCGTACGGAAGAGGCTATTGATCCTGTCCGCTATATTTCCAATCGCAGTAGCGGAAAGACGGCGGTTGCCTTATCTGCAGTTTTTTTAGCAAATGGTTATGACGTGGAAGTGGTGGCTGGACCGATGGAAGCTCAGTTCCCGGGTGGAGTTCAAGTGACCAAGGTTCGTAGCGCTTGTGATATGCACGATGCGGTCATGGAACGTCTGGCAGATGCTGATGTGGTCATCCACTGTGCGGCTGTTGCGGATTACCGTCCGGCAAATCCCGCTAACGAGAAGATTAAGGATAGCCGTAGCCAGTTGACCATCGAGCTGGTTCCCAATCCCAATATCCTGAGAGGCTGTGCGGCTGCCCGCCGTGAAGGTCGCGCCAAGGAGGGACAGACCCTCATTGGATTTGCTCTGGAAACGGATCATTTCGAGGAGCATGCTCGGGAAAAATTTGAAAAGTCCGGCGCAGACGCTCTGTTGCTCAATGCGCCTGTTGCCGCCGATAGCGGTTTTGGTCATGATAGTGTTCGCTTTGCCCTGGTAGAACATGGCAAGCCCATTCCCCCTATGGAAATGGGGAGCAAGGTATCTCTGGCCGAGACTATTCTCCGTTTTTGTTCCGAAAAGATTGATGCTCAAAGAGAGTCCATCTAG
- a CDS encoding acyltransferase — MGQTAMISRIREFDIVRVLAMFWVVTYHFGCEYGTGFLNVPIVNFFCITPNFDFGNVAVTMFLVLSGALLYRKYGNGNVGSLPCFYLKRAKAIYPAFWILNLYVLLTMVRHWMSDGNPFFAGNPLKLLLTVTGFDGYLNLFGYKSYYFCGEWFVGAIVLLYLLFPFLSWAYGKCRVVLLVILGIGYGLQFVWPNSGEWIISAFPATLLLKFVLGFLLMDLLPKLRCAAVKWGALAVFVALCLLVIPNGFYKNDLLGSVAGIAAFLAVLNFGGVVRESSFVGTAIQKLAPVTYCVFLVQHICINWLQIAFVKVLGPVTGFTPWLCLGLLAVSFAVILVVAFLLNFVSGKAVKIVESKFLS; from the coding sequence ATGGGACAGACTGCAATGATATCTCGTATTCGTGAATTCGACATCGTTCGAGTTCTTGCCATGTTCTGGGTGGTCACTTACCACTTTGGCTGCGAGTATGGAACGGGTTTCTTGAACGTTCCCATTGTGAACTTCTTCTGCATTACACCCAACTTTGACTTTGGCAATGTGGCGGTGACCATGTTCCTGGTGCTTTCCGGTGCGTTGCTTTACCGCAAGTACGGAAATGGCAATGTGGGAAGTTTGCCCTGCTTTTACCTTAAGCGGGCCAAGGCTATTTATCCTGCTTTCTGGATCTTGAATCTTTATGTGCTCCTGACCATGGTACGCCACTGGATGAGCGATGGCAATCCTTTCTTTGCGGGCAATCCGCTAAAGTTACTCCTGACGGTAACGGGCTTTGATGGCTACCTGAACTTGTTTGGATACAAGAGTTATTATTTCTGCGGGGAATGGTTTGTAGGTGCCATCGTGCTACTGTACTTGCTGTTCCCTTTCCTTTCCTGGGCCTATGGGAAATGCAGGGTGGTGCTGCTAGTGATTCTTGGAATAGGCTATGGATTGCAGTTTGTGTGGCCTAATAGCGGGGAGTGGATCATTAGTGCTTTCCCTGCAACCTTGTTGCTAAAGTTCGTTCTCGGTTTTTTGCTGATGGATTTGTTGCCCAAGCTTCGCTGCGCTGCGGTTAAGTGGGGTGCGCTTGCTGTGTTCGTCGCGCTGTGCCTGCTTGTGATTCCCAATGGATTTTATAAGAACGACTTGCTCGGCTCTGTTGCCGGCATTGCTGCCTTCCTTGCGGTACTGAATTTTGGCGGCGTAGTAAGGGAATCGTCTTTTGTTGGGACGGCGATCCAGAAGTTAGCTCCCGTAACTTATTGCGTATTCTTGGTGCAGCATATTTGCATCAACTGGCTGCAGATTGCCTTTGTGAAAGTGCTGGGACCTGTAACAGGGTTTACTCCCTGGCTGTGCCTTGGACTTCTGGCGGTGTCCTTCGCTGTCATTCTGGTGGTGGCCTTCCTATTGAACTTTGTTTCGGGCAAGGCTGTAAAAATCGTAGAGAGCAAATTTCTATCTTGA